One window of the Anopheles cruzii chromosome 2, idAnoCruzAS_RS32_06, whole genome shotgun sequence genome contains the following:
- the LOC128268303 gene encoding uncharacterized protein LOC128268303 yields MALQKKFSNNDMELISISKTNNAVGGAGGVTMAGGSGPPSATDANGNGIPGIMSSGCGGSNNNSVKMPSKKIQFSNPEFSITPIETLPGSTVRPAPSRRREEAMVMANLRKRVAACDLNKNVRKPPPGSTAAGNLDDISINDTGQTQDALDNRPLLPKSTPTEQRKNDRSKAGGSSDQGAAGGVEDSPKVKIVMDKEFIFECLCWHNEYRMRHGAPALTVSAELCELAKLWANHLASTNELYYQSGTNYGQNIFCCPANSLLTDLSGQEVATYWYSTNRRYDYFKESHLLHTNVNTGHFSQMVWRASRYFGVSKSISKTGKLFVVAYYYPSGNVMGEFQQNVLPVIVANEEQAQGNLSRPPSTKDLENMSASH; encoded by the exons ATGGCCTTACAGAAGAAATTCTCGAACAACGACATGGAGCTGATATCCATCAGCAAAACTAACAATGCGGttggcggcgccggcggagTGACGATGGCGGGCGGAAGTGGACCGCCCAGTGCCACCGACGCGAACGGAAATGGAATTCCGGGCATCATGAGCTCCGGGTGCggtggcagcaacaacaacagcgtgAAAATGCCCTCGAAGAAGATCCAGTTCAGCAATCCCGAGTTCAGCATCACGCCCATCGAAACCCTGCCCGGAAGCACCGTCCGTCCTGCGCCGAGCCGTCGAAG GGAGGAAGCGATGGTAATGGCAAACCTGCGGAAACGGGTAGCAGCGTGCGATCTGAACAAAAACGTCCGCAAACCACCGCCGGGCAGCACGGCCGCGGGCAACCTGGACGACATCAGCATCAACGACACGGGCCAAACGCAGGACGCCCTCGACAATCGCCCGTTGCTGCCGAAATCGACGCCAACCGAGCAGCGCAAGAACGACCGGTCCAAGGCCGGGGGCAGCAGTGATCAGGGCGCAGCCGGAGGTGTCGAGGACTCGCCAAAGGTGAAGATCGTCATGGACAAGGAGTTCATCTTCGAGTGCCTGTGCTGGCACAACGAGTACCGGATGCGGCACGGAGCGCCGGCGTTGACCGTTTCCGCCGAGCTGTGCGAGTTGGCCAAACTGTGGGCCAACCATCTGGCGAGCACGAACGAGCTGTACTATCAGAGCGGCACCAACTACGGCCAGAACATCTTCTGTTGCCCGGCCAACAGCTTGCTCACCGATCTGTCCG GTCAGGAGGTGGCCACGTACTGGTACAGCACGAACCGGCGGTACGACTACTTTAAAGAGTCCCACCTACTGCACACCAACGTGAACACGGGCCACTTCTCGCAGATGGTGTGGCGAGCTAGCCGCTACTTCGGTGTCAGCAAGTCGATCTCCAAGACCGGCAAGCTGTTCGTGGTGGCGTACTACTACCCGTCCGGCAACGTGATGGGCGAGTTCCAGCAGAACGTGCTGCCAGTGATTGTCGCCAACGAGGAGCAGGCCCAGGGAAACCTGTCACGTCCGCCGTCCACCAAGGACCTGGAGAACATGAGCGCTTCCCACTGA